From a single Halovulum dunhuangense genomic region:
- the rsmD gene encoding 16S rRNA (guanine(966)-N(2))-methyltransferase RsmD: MRIVGGRFRGTALASVGKGDPEAHLRPTSDRVRESLFNLLAHGDYPPLEGARVLDLFAGTGALGFEALSRGAAHVLFVDDGAKARALIRENTDRLRAIGTTKIYRRDATRLGENRGAPYGLVFLDPPYGKGFGERALVSALAGGWIAPGALIVWEEAAGASVTPPAGLVPLDDRRYGETQIRIFRLGDPD; the protein is encoded by the coding sequence ATGCGGATCGTCGGCGGCAGATTTCGCGGCACCGCGCTCGCCTCGGTTGGCAAGGGGGACCCGGAGGCGCATCTGCGCCCGACCTCGGACCGGGTGCGCGAGAGCCTTTTCAACCTGCTGGCGCATGGCGACTATCCCCCGCTCGAAGGCGCGCGGGTGCTCGACCTGTTCGCGGGCACCGGCGCGCTGGGCTTCGAGGCGCTGAGCCGGGGCGCGGCCCATGTGCTGTTCGTCGATGACGGCGCCAAGGCGCGGGCGCTGATCCGCGAGAATACAGACCGGCTGCGGGCGATCGGGACGACGAAGATCTATCGCCGCGACGCGACACGGCTGGGCGAAAACCGGGGCGCGCCCTACGGGCTGGTGTTCCTCGATCCACCCTATGGCAAGGGGTTCGGGGAACGGGCGCTCGTCTCGGCGCTGGCGGGGGGCTGGATCGCCCCGGGTGCGCTGATCGTCTGGGAAGAGGCCGCGGGGGCCAGCGTAACGCCGCCCGCGGGGCTTGTGCCGCTGGATGACCGGCGCTACGGCGAGACGCAGATCCGCATCTTTCGGCTGGGCGATCCGGACTGA
- the recQ gene encoding DNA helicase RecQ has translation MDSRVSEPRALLSSVFGFDSFRPGQEEIVSAVCAGRDVLAIMPTGGGKSLCYQLPALAREGVTVVVSPLIALMRDQVRALREAGVSAGALTSATDEAEAEEIFSALDAGRLKLLYMAPERLARAGTEALLRRVRPTMIAVDEAHCVSQWGHDFRPDYLEIGRLRERLGCQVTAFTATADAETRAEIVTRLFPETPEVFLRGFDRPNLDLVFRPKDNPRAQLLDFVNARRGQSGIVYCASRARTETLARALGEAGHSTLAYHAGMEADARRHAETRFQREDGLIVCATVAFGMGIDKPDIRYVVHADLPKSIEAYYQEIGRAGRDGLPAETLTLFGADDIRLRRAQIDESLAPDERKEADHGRLNALLGLAETPHCRRRALLAYFGETPEDDCGGCDTCRERPELHDATEAAQKAFSAVLRTGQSFGSGHLIDLLRGVRTERMRERGHDELPTFGVGKDLSKAQWQVIFRQLMGLDYLRPDVTRHGALRLTEAARPLLRGEAGLELRRDRLEGAARAVTVAPRALVDEEDAALFAALKARRRALAEAAKVPAYVIFPDRTLAEMAARRPATLDAMRQVPGVGDTKLERYGQVFLEVVTGASVAALHPARRRIAGRGAADLFDRLHAEMVRLARGESGLEKYLGCTHATLVKVAETRPGSMAALEAVPGMGAQKTARFGTAFLAILTED, from the coding sequence ATGGATAGCCGGGTGAGCGAGCCGCGCGCGCTGCTGTCGTCGGTCTTCGGTTTCGACAGTTTCCGCCCCGGGCAGGAAGAAATCGTCAGCGCCGTCTGCGCCGGGCGCGACGTGCTGGCGATCATGCCCACGGGGGGCGGCAAGTCGCTGTGCTACCAGTTGCCGGCGCTGGCCCGCGAGGGGGTGACGGTGGTCGTATCGCCGCTGATCGCGCTGATGCGCGACCAGGTGCGCGCGCTGCGCGAGGCGGGCGTGAGCGCGGGGGCGCTGACCTCGGCCACCGACGAGGCGGAGGCGGAGGAGATCTTCTCCGCGCTCGATGCCGGGCGGCTGAAGCTGCTCTACATGGCGCCCGAACGGCTGGCGCGGGCCGGGACCGAGGCGCTGTTGCGCCGGGTGCGGCCGACGATGATCGCGGTGGACGAGGCGCACTGCGTCAGCCAGTGGGGCCACGACTTCCGCCCCGACTACCTGGAGATAGGGCGGCTGCGCGAACGGCTTGGCTGCCAGGTCACCGCCTTTACCGCGACCGCGGATGCCGAGACCCGGGCCGAGATCGTCACCCGGCTCTTTCCGGAGACGCCGGAGGTGTTCCTGCGCGGCTTCGACCGGCCGAACCTGGACCTGGTTTTCCGGCCCAAGGACAACCCGCGCGCGCAGTTGCTGGATTTCGTGAACGCGCGGCGGGGCCAGTCCGGGATCGTCTATTGCGCAAGCCGCGCCCGGACCGAAACGCTGGCCCGCGCCCTGGGAGAGGCGGGGCATTCGACACTTGCCTATCACGCCGGCATGGAGGCCGATGCACGCCGCCACGCGGAGACGCGGTTCCAGCGCGAGGACGGGCTGATCGTCTGCGCCACCGTCGCCTTCGGCATGGGGATCGACAAGCCGGACATCCGCTATGTCGTTCATGCCGACCTGCCGAAATCCATCGAGGCCTATTACCAGGAGATCGGACGCGCCGGGCGGGACGGGCTGCCGGCCGAGACGCTGACCCTGTTCGGCGCCGACGACATCCGCCTGCGCCGGGCCCAGATCGACGAAAGCCTTGCCCCCGACGAGCGCAAGGAGGCCGATCACGGGCGGCTGAACGCGCTTCTGGGCCTGGCGGAAACCCCGCATTGCCGACGGCGGGCGCTGCTGGCCTATTTCGGCGAGACGCCCGAGGATGATTGCGGCGGCTGCGACACCTGCCGCGAGCGGCCCGAGTTGCACGACGCGACGGAAGCGGCGCAGAAGGCGTTTTCGGCCGTGCTGCGCACGGGCCAGAGTTTCGGCTCGGGCCACCTGATCGACCTCCTGCGCGGCGTCCGGACCGAGCGGATGCGCGAGCGCGGCCATGACGAGTTGCCCACCTTCGGGGTGGGAAAGGATCTGTCCAAGGCACAGTGGCAGGTGATCTTTCGCCAGCTGATGGGCCTGGACTACCTGCGCCCCGACGTGACGCGCCACGGCGCGTTGCGCCTGACCGAGGCGGCGCGGCCCTTGCTGCGCGGCGAAGCGGGGCTGGAGCTGCGGCGCGACCGGCTGGAAGGGGCGGCGCGGGCCGTCACGGTGGCCCCGCGGGCGTTGGTCGACGAGGAGGACGCGGCCCTTTTCGCGGCGCTGAAGGCGCGGCGGCGGGCGCTGGCCGAGGCGGCGAAGGTTCCGGCCTATGTGATCTTTCCCGACCGCACGCTGGCCGAGATGGCCGCCCGGAGGCCCGCGACGCTGGATGCGATGCGGCAGGTGCCCGGCGTGGGCGACACCAAGCTGGAGCGCTACGGGCAGGTGTTCCTGGAGGTCGTCACGGGCGCATCGGTGGCCGCCCTGCACCCGGCACGGCGCAGGATCGCCGGGCGCGGCGCGGCGGACCTGTTCGACCGGCTGCATGCCGAGATGGTGCGGCTTGCGCGTGGCGAGAGCGGGCTCGAGAAATACCTTGGCTGCACCCATGCGACGCTGGTGAAGGTCGCCGAGACGCGCCCGGGCTCGATGGCGGCGCTGGAGGCGGTTCCGGGGATGGGCGCGCAGAAGACCGCGCGGTTCGGGACGGCCTTTCTCGCCATCCTGACCGAGGACTAG
- a CDS encoding winged helix-turn-helix transcriptional regulator — MPSVKLDPIDRKILAELQADGRMTNVELSRRVGISAPPCLRRVRTLEETGFIEGYHARVNGRGLGFEVQVFAMVSLTSQAEAVLSAFEARARSWPLVRECHMLNGEIDFILKCVAPDLSTFQSFLTEELTAADHVASVKTSLVIRCAKDEPGVPFEIVEERAAMED; from the coding sequence GTGCCAAGCGTCAAGCTCGATCCGATCGACCGCAAGATACTCGCTGAACTGCAGGCCGATGGCCGGATGACCAATGTCGAGCTGTCGCGCCGGGTGGGCATCTCGGCGCCGCCCTGCCTGCGGCGCGTGCGCACCCTCGAGGAGACGGGCTTCATCGAGGGATACCACGCCCGCGTCAACGGCCGCGGACTCGGCTTCGAGGTGCAGGTCTTCGCCATGGTCAGCCTCACCAGCCAGGCCGAGGCGGTGCTCTCCGCCTTCGAGGCCCGTGCCCGCTCCTGGCCCCTGGTCCGCGAATGCCACATGCTGAACGGCGAGATCGACTTCATCCTCAAATGCGTCGCCCCCGATCTCTCCACCTTCCAGAGCTTCCTCACCGAGGAACTCACCGCAGCCGACCATGTCGCCAGCGTCAAGACCTCCCTCGTGATCCGCTGCGCCAAGGACGAGCCCGGCGTCCCCTTCGAGATCGTCGAGGAACGCGCCGCCATGGAGGATTGA
- the trxB gene encoding thioredoxin-disulfide reductase, which produces MSETRHTRLLIIGSGPAGYTAAIYGARAMLNPVLVQGIQPGGQLTTTTEVENWPGDTEVQGPDLMVRMEAHAKAMGTEIVQDHISRLDLQARPFVAAGDSGTTYTADALILATGAQAKWLGLASEDRFKGFGVSACATCDGFFYRGQEIVVVGGGNTAVEEALFLTNFASRVTLVHRRDTLRAEKILQERLFANPKIETLWFHEIEEVLGTDSPLGVEGVRLRDVRDGSLRELPCKGLFIAIGHAPASELVRDQLETHHGGYVKVEPGTTRTSIPGVFAAGDLTDHVYRQAVTSAGMGCMAALDAERYLAALDAGAAKAAE; this is translated from the coding sequence ATGTCCGAGACCCGCCACACCCGCCTGTTGATCATCGGTTCCGGCCCCGCCGGCTATACCGCCGCCATCTATGGTGCGCGCGCCATGCTGAACCCGGTGCTGGTGCAGGGGATCCAGCCGGGCGGACAGCTGACCACCACCACGGAGGTGGAGAACTGGCCCGGCGACACCGAGGTTCAGGGCCCCGACCTGATGGTGCGGATGGAAGCGCATGCCAAGGCCATGGGCACCGAGATCGTGCAGGACCACATCTCGCGGCTGGATCTGCAGGCGCGGCCCTTCGTGGCCGCGGGCGACAGCGGGACGACCTATACCGCGGATGCGCTGATCCTTGCGACGGGGGCGCAGGCGAAATGGCTGGGGCTGGCTTCGGAGGACAGGTTCAAGGGCTTCGGCGTGTCCGCCTGTGCGACCTGCGACGGGTTCTTCTACCGCGGCCAGGAGATCGTGGTCGTCGGCGGCGGCAACACCGCCGTCGAGGAGGCGCTGTTCCTGACCAATTTCGCATCCAGGGTGACGCTGGTCCATCGCCGGGACACGCTGCGCGCGGAGAAGATCCTCCAGGAGCGCCTGTTCGCCAATCCGAAGATCGAGACGCTCTGGTTCCACGAGATAGAGGAGGTGCTGGGCACCGACAGCCCGCTGGGTGTCGAGGGGGTCCGGCTGCGCGACGTGCGCGACGGGTCGCTGCGCGAGCTGCCCTGCAAGGGGCTCTTCATCGCGATCGGTCATGCCCCCGCCTCGGAGCTGGTGCGCGACCAGCTCGAGACCCATCACGGCGGCTATGTGAAGGTGGAACCGGGCACGACCCGCACCTCGATCCCGGGCGTGTTCGCGGCCGGCGACCTGACGGATCATGTCTATCGCCAGGCGGTGACCAGCGCCGGGATGGGCTGCATGGCAGCGCTCGATGCCGAGCGCTATCTTGCGGCACTGGACGCGGGTGCGGCGAAGGCCGCCGAATAG
- a CDS encoding patatin-like phospholipase family protein → MGQLGEFALALSGGGAAALGHVPILEVLDRLELRPVAVAGTSMGAVIGACHASGMDGAAMRRHLEGVLGDRWSLLRRVTGAMGLEGLGSLPAMDPLRMVEAFLPDGVPERFEDLEIPLRVIATDYHAQEQKIFDSGPLRPALAASIAIPGVFRPHALGGRVYVDGGVVNNLPFDALPDAAMVIAVDMATETPNGDAGEVPGTIECTMGAMQVMMRAMLELRMRTEAPEMLVRSGAGRFRALEFHRLREILDASAPAAEKLQRLLEGWTEEAERPRPVVVTGD, encoded by the coding sequence TTGGGCCAGCTGGGGGAATTCGCGCTCGCGCTGAGCGGCGGGGGCGCCGCGGCGCTGGGGCATGTGCCGATACTTGAAGTGCTGGACCGGCTGGAACTGCGGCCGGTGGCGGTCGCGGGCACCTCGATGGGGGCCGTGATCGGCGCCTGCCACGCGTCCGGCATGGACGGGGCGGCGATGCGGCGACACCTGGAGGGGGTGCTGGGCGATCGCTGGTCGCTGCTGCGGCGCGTCACGGGCGCGATGGGGCTGGAAGGGCTGGGCAGCCTGCCGGCGATGGACCCGCTCAGGATGGTGGAGGCGTTCCTGCCCGACGGCGTGCCGGAACGGTTCGAGGATCTGGAAATCCCGCTGCGGGTGATCGCGACGGATTACCACGCGCAGGAGCAGAAGATCTTCGACAGCGGCCCGCTGCGGCCGGCACTGGCGGCCTCCATCGCGATTCCGGGCGTCTTTCGCCCCCATGCGCTGGGGGGTCGGGTCTATGTGGACGGGGGCGTGGTCAACAACCTGCCCTTCGACGCCCTGCCGGACGCGGCAATGGTCATCGCCGTCGACATGGCGACCGAGACGCCGAACGGGGATGCAGGCGAAGTGCCCGGCACCATCGAATGCACCATGGGTGCGATGCAGGTGATGATGCGCGCCATGCTCGAGTTGCGGATGCGGACCGAGGCGCCGGAGATGCTGGTGCGGTCGGGCGCCGGGCGTTTCCGGGCGCTGGAGTTTCACCGCCTGCGCGAGATCCTCGACGCGTCGGCCCCGGCAGCGGAAAAGTTGCAGCGGTTGCTGGAGGGATGGACCGAGGAGGCCGAGCGCCCCCGGCCCGTTGTCGTCACCGGGGACTAG
- a CDS encoding flavin reductase family protein — MQPDAQSPSLPDPQEFRRALGCFPTGVAVVTTLDPDGRPVGLTVSSFNSVSLDPPLVLWSIALRASSLPSFQRNPHFAINVLAVGQSDLPGIFSSRVEDRFAGLDWQPGLHGIPVLPDSAASFECGVYNRCDGGDHEVILGRVLRFAASDRTPLVFGKGRLAPLMAAE, encoded by the coding sequence ATGCAGCCCGACGCCCAGAGCCCGTCCCTTCCCGATCCGCAGGAGTTCCGGCGCGCGCTGGGCTGCTTTCCCACCGGCGTGGCGGTCGTCACCACCCTCGATCCCGACGGGCGCCCGGTCGGCCTGACCGTCAGTTCGTTCAATTCCGTCTCGCTCGATCCGCCGCTCGTGCTCTGGAGCATCGCGCTCCGCGCGTCCAGCCTCCCGTCCTTCCAGCGGAACCCGCATTTCGCGATCAACGTGTTGGCGGTCGGGCAGTCCGACCTGCCGGGCATCTTCTCTTCGCGGGTCGAGGATCGCTTCGCGGGCCTCGACTGGCAGCCCGGCCTGCACGGGATCCCGGTCCTGCCCGACAGCGCCGCAAGCTTCGAGTGCGGCGTCTACAACCGCTGCGACGGCGGCGATCACGAGGTGATCCTGGGCCGTGTCCTGCGCTTCGCTGCCAGCGACCGCACGCCGCTGGTGTTCGGCAAGGGCCGCCTTGCACCCCTGATGGCGGCAGAATAG
- a CDS encoding metal ABC transporter permease, which translates to MSGAEFVPFSLTPLLIGVLSAIACALPGNFLLLRKQALIGDAISHVALPGIVVAFLVTGTVAAWPMLIGAAGAAVVAVVMIETIRRLGRIEPGAAMGVTFTALFAAGVLLLEQSDTSSVHLDVEHALYGNLETLIWLDATGWGSLIDPAALAGLPPELLRIALTCAAMLALLRLFWRPLKISTFDEGFAATLGLPVGAIGVGLVIAAAVAAVAAFDAVGSIIVIAMFICPPAAARLVTNRLERQIAWSVLFAALSAILGYVLAGYGPLWLGARDAVSAAGMIATVSGLILGLAAVFGPCRARAGAPASGN; encoded by the coding sequence ATGAGCGGCGCGGAGTTCGTCCCCTTCAGCCTGACGCCGCTCCTGATCGGTGTCCTTTCCGCCATCGCCTGCGCGCTGCCGGGCAATTTCCTGCTGCTGCGCAAGCAGGCGCTTATCGGCGACGCGATCAGCCATGTGGCCCTGCCCGGCATCGTCGTGGCCTTTCTCGTGACCGGCACCGTCGCCGCCTGGCCCATGCTGATCGGGGCCGCGGGGGCGGCCGTGGTCGCCGTGGTGATGATCGAGACGATCCGCCGCCTCGGCCGGATCGAACCCGGCGCCGCGATGGGCGTCACCTTCACCGCGCTCTTCGCCGCCGGCGTGCTGCTGCTGGAGCAGTCCGACACCTCCTCGGTCCACCTGGATGTCGAGCATGCGCTCTACGGCAATCTCGAGACGCTGATCTGGCTGGACGCCACCGGCTGGGGCTCGCTCATCGATCCCGCTGCGCTGGCCGGCCTGCCGCCGGAACTGCTCCGCATCGCGTTGACCTGCGCGGCGATGCTGGCGCTTCTGCGACTGTTCTGGCGCCCGCTCAAGATCTCGACCTTCGACGAGGGCTTCGCCGCCACCCTCGGTCTGCCGGTGGGGGCGATCGGCGTCGGCCTGGTGATCGCGGCCGCCGTGGCCGCGGTGGCGGCCTTCGACGCGGTCGGCTCGATCATCGTGATCGCCATGTTCATCTGCCCGCCCGCAGCCGCCCGCCTGGTCACCAATCGGCTGGAGCGGCAGATCGCCTGGTCCGTCCTGTTCGCGGCGCTTTCGGCCATCTTGGGCTATGTCCTTGCCGGTTATGGCCCGCTCTGGCTTGGCGCAAGGGACGCGGTCAGCGCCGCCGGCATGATCGCCACCGTCTCGGGTCTCATCCTGGGCCTTGCGGCCGTCTTCGGCCCCTGCCGCGCGCGCGCCGGGGCGCCGGCCTCCGGAAACTGA